CGCCGCCTGCGCCTGTGCCTGGTCCGCCTGGTCCGCTCGCTCCGCTGCCATGACCCGCCTGCTCCCTGTGCCCCGGTGTGCCTGTCGTCGACGGGCCGGAATTCTAGCTTCCGGCCCGGTTGTACCTCGCGGCGACCAGCGCGATGTCGTCCTCCGGGTCGACGGGGGCGACCTGGTCGAGGACCTGGTCGAGGAGGTCCTCGGGGGCCGGGCAGCCACGGATGCGGGTGAGACGGCGCAGGGAGGCGTCGATGTCCTCGTGCCGGCGTTCGACCAGACCGTCGGTGTAGAGGAGCAGGGTGTGGCCCGGTTCGCAGGGGGCGGTGAAGGAGACGTAGCGGCTGTGGCCGGTGCCCAGGGGCGGTCCGGGCGGGACGGGGAGGAGCGTGGCCCGGCCGTCGGGGCGGAAGACGACGGGGGGCAGGTGTCCGGCGCTGGCGTAGGTGCAGATGCCCCGGCGGGGGTCGGCGACGGCGATCACGCAGGTCGCGGGGCGGTCGGCGGCGGTGGTGTGCAACAGGTGGTCGAGTTCGAGCAGGATGCGGTCGGGGCCGGGTTCGCGGGCGGCGACCACGCGGAGCATGGCCTGGTAGCGGCTCATCGCGACGGCGGCCTCCAGCCCGTGGCCCATCACGTCGCCGAGGGCCAGCAGCGTACGTCCGTCGTCGAGGGCGACGGTCTCGTACCAGTCCCCGCCGACGAGCACCCCCCGTCCGGCGGGCCGGTAGCGGTAGGCCACGTCGATGTCCGGGTGCGGCCGGCCCGGCTCGGCCAGCAGGGCACGCTGCAACTGGACGACGGCGTTGTGCTCGGTGGTGTAGCGGCGGGCGTTGTCGAGGCTGATGGCGGCCCGCCCGGCCAGGTCCTGGGCGATCACCGCGTCGGTCTCGTCGAACAGGGGCGAGTCGTGTGCCCGGACCATGGTGACGGTGCCCACGTCATGGCCACGGGCTGTGAGCGGCACGATCAGGGCGGAGTGGATACCGGCCGCGAGGTAGGCGGCGACGTTGCCGGTGTGGGCGGCGGCGCGGCCGATGTCCTGCTCGTCCATCAGGTTGTCGATCACCGGCCGTCCGTCCGCCAGACAGCGGACGACGGACGAGCCGGGCTGGTGGTCGACGTACTCGCCGGGCCGCCCCAGGGGCCGCATCACCACCTCCAGCTCGGGCACCGCGGCCAGCGCCGCCCGGCGCAGCCGCAGGGATCCGTCGCGGGGCGCCCGGCTGGTGCCGTGCTCGGGGAGGACCTTCACGGTGGCGGCGTCGGCGAGCTTCGCCACCAGGAACTCGGCCAGTTCCTGGCAGGTGGTGTCCATGTCCAGGGTGGTACCGACCCGGGTGGCGGCCTCGTCGAGCAGGGCGAGGCGCTCGCGGGCCCGCTCCAGCTCCCGCTGCTCCTGCCGGGCGGCCGAGATCTCCAGCACGATGCCGACGATCCCCAGCGTCCGGCCGCCCTGCCTCAGCCGGTGGTAGGCGCCGTGCCAGTAGCGCCGTTCCAGCGGGGAGTCGGCCTGGGTGTGGCCGCTGGAGACCGTCTCGCGCGGGATGCCGTCCGCGATGACGGCCCGCAGCACGTCCTCACGGGCCTCGACCCCCGGGACGACCTCGGCGGCGGTACGGCCGAGGTGCTCGGCGGCCGGTACGCCGTTCATGTGCGCCAGGGTGGCGTTGACGTACCGGAAGCGCAGCTCGGTGTCGAGGACGGCGATGGCGGCGGGCGTCCCGTCGAGGATCTGCCCCAGCAGCTCGCGCACCCGCGCCGACCAGACGTGCCAGAACCCCGGACCACTTTCCGGCGCCTCCGCGCCCAGGTCCTCAACCTCGTCCTTGCCCTCGCCCGCGCTCTCGTCGCCGGCCCGCTGCCGGTCCACCTCAGCATCGGATCACGGGTGGGGGTCGAGCGCACGCGGAGATGCGGAGGAGCCCTCCGTTTGTGTGGGCGGTCCCTCCCCGGACTCTCCCCGGACCTTTCTCGCGCCGTCACTGTCCGTGATGATCCCGGCCCGTTGCCCCGAATTCAGGTGATCTAAATCACCCGTAAAAATGACCGCCTTGGCCCGCTCGAAGGAGATTCGCCCGCCTAAATCCCGCCGGACAAAGGACAGTTGGCCATTTACGCTCACCTCCACATACGCCACACATGGTGTTCACATGATCCGGTCGACCGCCGGAACGGGGGGAGTGGTAGATGACGATCAGTCGTGCCCGGAGACGGGTGAGAGCTCGGGCCGTGGCGCTGGTGCTCACACCGGCACTGATGGTGGGGGCGCTGTCCGGCGCCACCGTTTCGGAGGCCGCGACCACGGCGTCCGAAGCGGCGTCCGAGTCGGCGTCCTCGACCTCGTCCGGGACACCGTCCGAGACAGCGTCCGAACTGGCCCGCGAGACCGGTGAACCGGTCGAGGTCACCGCCGAACGGGACGTGTACGAGCGGGTGTTCGCGCAGCCCGAAGGGGGATTCCGCAGCGAGCTGTCCGCCGGCCCGCGCTGGGCGCCCCAGCCGGACGGTTCCTGGAAGGACATCGACACCGACCTGGAGTTCAAGCCGGACGGCTCGGTCGGCCCGCGCACCGCGCTGATCGACGTCGAGTTCTCCGGCGGCGGCACCGACCCGCTGGTCGCCGTCGAGGACTCCGGACGCTCCGCCGCGCTCAGCTGGCCCGCCCCGCTGCCGACGCCGGTCCTGCTCGGCGACACCGCCGAGTACCGCTCCGTGCTGCCCGGTGTCGACCTGCGCATGACCGCCGGCGCCGAGGGATTCCGGCAGATCCTCGTCGTACGCACCGAGGCCGCCGCCGACGATCCCGAGCTGGCGGAGATCGAACTGGCGCAGCACACCGACGGGCTGCGCATCGAGGAGAACGCGGCCGGCGGGATGTCCGTCGTCGACGCCGTGACCGGGGACTCCGTCTTCTCCGGCGGTACGCCGCTGATGTGGGACTCCGGGAGCGAGGCGGGCGCCAACGCCTCCGCCGACCCCGTCAAGGACGCCCTGCGCGAGGACCCCGCCGCGGCTCCCATGCCCGGCGACAGCCACGCCCGGGTGGACCTGGACATCGACGCCGACTCCGTCACGCTGACCCCGGACCCGGCGTTCCTCGACGCCGTGGACGCGTCCTCGCTGCCGCTGTACATCGACCCGCCGCTGGCCGTCACCAAGCCCGACAAGTCGGCGTCCCGCTCCTTCTACACCTGGGCCAACTCCGCCTTCCCGTCCACGGAGTACGCCAACTTCGACGACGACAAGGGCATCGGCCGCTGCCTGGGCGGCGGTTGCGGATCCCCGTACACGGGCCGGATGTACTTCGAGTACAACCTCGACGGCTGGGAGAACCGCAAGATCTACGACGCGACCTTCCATGTCTACGAGACCTGGGCCTACAACTGCACCCCGAGCTGGGTGAATCTGTACCTCGTCGACGCGGCGAAGCTCTCCAAGGCCACCAACTGGAACAACAAGCCCTCCGACGACAACCTGATGGGCGACCGCAAGGTGGCCTACGGGAACGAGGAGCACGGCTGCGAGAACGGTGACGTCGCCTTCAACGACAACCCCGACGAGACCAACGAGAACCTGACCGCCACCGTCAGGTCGAAGGCGGGCACCGGCTCCGCGATCGCCTTCTCGCTGCGCGCCGCCGACGAGGACGCGGCCGGCGGCTGGAAGCGGTTCAAGGGCGACTCCGGCACCCTCCAGATCTTCTACAACACCGTTCCCGGCAAGCCCGCCAGTGAGCGCACCACCAGCCCGACCACCAGCTGTGTCACCGGCGCCGGGCGCCCCTTCATCCGTGACGACACTCCGGTCCTGACGGTCAACGTCACCGACCCCGACCCGCACAACGTCCGCGCCCTGTACCGGGTCTGGGACATGCTGCCGAACGCGAACGACGTGCAGGTGTACGGCGACCTGTGGACCGCGTACAAGGCGGACGGCGTCATGGAGAAGGCCATCCCGGCCGGAAACCTCAAGCACGGGCACACCTACCACTGGCACGCCCAGGCCACCGACGGCATCGACGACAGCGCCTGGTCCGACTGGTGCGAGTTCAGCTACGACAACACGCGGCCCTCCACCAGGCCCAAGGTGACCCTGGAGACGGCCGGCGACATCCTGTCGGGCACCACACCGACCTTCTCCTTCGCGCCCAACGGCTCGGTCGACCCCGCGTACGGCAACGACGTGGACCGTTACGTCTACGGTCTCAACACCGACACCCTGGCCGCCTCGGCCGACCCCGCCGCGCGCGGCGCCGCCGCCACCGGAGTGGGCGTGGCGGTACCGAAGTTCGGGCTCAACGTGCTCTCCGTCGCCAGCGTCGACGACGCCGGCAACGTCGGCCCGGTCGAGGACTACGTCTTCCAGTCGGGGCGCGCCTGTGACGACCCGCCCGCCGAGCAGTGCGCGGTGGCCTCGTACCGGCTGGACGAGACCAGCGGCACCACCGGAGCCGACTCCGCCTCCGGGGCGAGCGGCGACAAGGACCCGCTGACCGTCACCGGTGGCACCTGGGTGGCCGGCAGCAACTCCGCCGTCGCGACCGACCGGGCGATCCGGTTCGACGGCGTGGCGGGCGGTTTCGGCACCGCCACGAGCCTGGTGGACACCCGGCAGGGCTTCACCGTCATGGCCCGCGCCAAGGTCTCCGACGTGTCGGAGAACCGGGCGGTCATCAGCCAGACCGGCGCCAACGGCAACGGCTTCGCCCTGTACTGGTCCACCACCCTCGGGTGGGTGTTCGGACGCCACCGTGACGCCACCACCGGTACGGACGCGGCTCGCGCCAAGGCCTCCGCACCCGGAGCCTCCCCGGTCGGCAAGTGGGTTCATCTGGCAGGGGTGTTCGACCCCTCGCAGAACTCGGTCACGCTCTACGTCAACGGCGTCGAGCAGGGCACCGACCAGGTGATCCCGTCCAACAGCGACGGCACCACGTACGACCCCACCCGGGTCTGGCACGCCGACGGCGGCTTCCAGGTCGGCCGGGCCCGCTGGAGCGGCGCCTTCGCCAACCCGTTCAAGGGCGACATCGACGACATCCGTGTCTACCCGACGGTGCTCGGCGCGCGGGACATCGACAAGGCCGCCAACACCGACTGACCAGCTCTAACTCCCTGTTTCTGCAAGGGACTTCTATACGGCGCCCGCACGGCACGACCGGCCTGCGGGCGCCCCCTTTCACGCCTTCGCACCAAGAGAGAGGCCCTGCCATGCGTGTTCGTACGGGGGCACCCCCCACTCCACCCGAGCCGAGAAGAAGACTCCGCACCGCCGGACGCGCCGTGGCCGCCGGTCTCGTCGGCGTGCTCGGCATCACCCTCCTCCAGGCGCCCGCGTGGGCCGAGGTGGACGAACAGGCGCGGGAGCAGCGCCGGCCCAAGACGCAGACCATGGAGTCCGTCCCGGTCGCGCCGATCCTCTGGGACAAGTCCGCCGTTCCCTCGGACGACGCGACGAAGGCGTCCCGCACGGCGACGCCCGAGGTGGTGTGGCCGACGGCCGGTACCGCCGTGGCCCAACTGCCCCTGGCCACCCTGAGGAAGCAGGCGCTGACCGGCCGACTCACCAGGTCGCAGGCATCAGTTGAGGGCGCGGCAGGCACCCTCCCGGTGCGTGTGTCCGCGCCCGCCTCGGTCCGCTCCGGGCTGGTCTCCGCCAGGGGTGCCGTCCGCTCCGAGGCCGCCCGGACCCTCACCTCCCGGGTCCCCGGCAAGGTCTCGGTACGGGTCCTGGACCGCGCGTCGGCGCGGCGGGCGGGCATGGACGGCCCGGTGCTGACCCTGACCCGGGCCGACAGCACCACCGTCGCCGCTTCGGCGGGCAAGGTCGCCGTAGAGGTCGACTACAAGAAGTTCGCGCGGGCCTACGGCGGCGACTGGGCCTCCCGGCTCCGCCTCGTGCAACTCCCGGCCTGTGCGCTCACCAACCCCTCCGCCGCCAACTGCGCCCCGGGCAAGGCGCTGCCGACGACCAACGACGCCAAGTCGGGCACGCTGACGGCGGAGGTGACCGTACCGGGAGCTTCCGGCGCTTCCGCTGTGAAGGGTGCCCGGGCAACGACCGCCGCAGCAGCGGTACTCGCGGTCTCGGCGGGCTCCTCCGGCCCCAACGGCAGCTTCGCGGCGACTCCGTTGACGCCTGCGGGCACCTGGCAGATGGCCGGCAACTCGGGCTCCTTCTCCTGGCAGTACCCCCTGCGGGTGCCACCGGCGGTCGCGGGCCCTTCCCCGCAGCTCAGCCTGTCGTACAACTCCGGGAGTGTGGACGGCCGTACGTCCTCCACCAGCGGTCAGACGAGCTGGGTGGGCGAGGGCTTCGACCTCTCCCAGGGCTACATCGAGCGCTCCTACCGCTCCTGCAAGGACGACGGCCACGACACGGAGGGTGAGGAGAAGTACGACCAGTGCTGGCACTCCGACAACGCCACCATGTCGTTCGGCGGCCGCAACGGCGAGCTGGTCAAGAAGTCCGGCGCGGACTCCTCGAAGACTCTCGACGGCAACCCGGACATGAAGCTCGAAGGCACCTGGCGTCTGAAGACGGACGACGGGACGAAGATCGAGCGCTGGTCCGGCGGCTTCAACTCCGGTGACAGCAAGGAGTTCTGGCTCGTCACCACGACCGACGGCACCCGCTACTACTTCGGCCGCAACAAGCGGACCGCCGACGACGGCGAGGGCGTCCAGGACTCCGCCTGGCAGACCCCCGTCTACGGCGACGACTCCGGCGAGCCCTGCCACGGCGACACCTTCAAGGAGTCGCGCTGCAACCAGACCTGGCGCTGGAACCTCGACTACGTCCTGGACACGCACGACAACTCGATGACCCTGTACTGGGAGAAGGAGACCAACCGCTACGGCGCCGACCGTGACGACGTCTCCGTCTCCTACGACCGGGGCGGCTACCTCAAGCGCATCGAGTACGGCGAGCGCAAGGGCACCGACCTGACGTCCGAGGCCCCGGCCCGCGTCGTCTTCGGCGTCGCCGAGCGCTGCAAGGCGGCTGCCGCCGACTGCGAGCCCGGCGACCTGAAGGAGGACACCGCGTCCTCCTGGCCGGACGTGCCCTTCGACCAGATCTGCAAGGACGAGGACTCCTGCGAGGAGCAGTGGTCGCCGTCGTTCTTCTCCCGCAAGCGCCTGACGTCGGTGACCACAGAGGTCCGCAAGTCCGGCGGAGGCTACGCACCCGTCGACACCTGGACCCTCGACCAGAGCTACCCCGACACGGGCGACGGCTCGACCGCCTCCCTCTGGCTCCAGTCGATCACCCACACCGGCAAGGCGAACGGCGCCACCAGCGAGGCCCTGAAGACGGTCTTCTACGGCGTCAAGAACGACAACCGCGTGTACGCCAACACCGACGGCCGCCTCCCGATGGGCAAGTGGCGTATCAGGGCGATCCGTTCGGAGACCGGCGGCGTCACCTCGGTGACGTACAAGGACACGGAGTGCAAGTCCGGCGAGACCCGCACCCCCTCGAACAACACCAAGCTCTGCTTCCCGTCCTTCTGGTCGGAGGAGGGCAGCATCGGGGAGGACGAGGACTGGTTCCACAAGTACGTGGTGGACACGGTCGCCGAGGACGACGCGACCGTGCCCGGCGTCGACAAGACGACCAGGTACACCTACTACGGCGGCGCGGCCTGGCGCTACGACGACAGCGAGATCACCAAGGCCAAGAAGAAGACCTGGTCGCAGTTCCGGGGCTTCCGCACGGTCCGCACGGTCACCGGTGACTCCACCACCAAGCAGCTGAGCGCCGAGAGCACCTTCCTGCGCGGCATGGACGGCGACCGCGCGAACGAGGACGGCGGCACGGAGGACGTCTGGACAACTGCCTCCGACGGCACCCGGGTTCAGGACGCCGACCGCCTCCAGAGCTACCTCCTCGAAACGCGCACCTACTCCTCGGTCCCGGCCGACACCGCCGCCGACCGGGCGGCCAAGGAGGTCACCGGCTCGGTCAACACGCCCTGGCTGTCGGCGGCCACGGCCACCGAAGGCTCGGACAAGGCCCAGCTGACCGGCACCGCGCGCGTGGACACCCGTACAGCACTGGACGGTTCGGCGGTCCGGCGCACGGCGATCGTCCACGACTACGACTCGTACGGCATGCTCAAGCAGTCCTCGGACCTCGGTGACATCGGCGCGGACAAGGCCAACGCCGACACGGGCGACGACTCCTGCACGCGCTACGAGTACGCCCGCAACGACGCGAAGACCCTCCTCACCCTGGTGAAGCGGGTCTCGACGGTCGCCGTCAACTGCGACACCACCGCGGCCCTCCCCGCCGACGCGATCTCCGACGTACGCACGGTGTACGACGCCCTGGCGTACGGCGCCGAGCCCACCCAGGGCGAGGTGACCTCGTCGCGCCGGGTCACCGGCTACGGCACGGACGGCACCCCGACGCTCCAGACGGTCAGCAGGACCGAGTACGACGTCCACGGCCGCGTGACGGCGGGCTACGACACCAAGGACAACAAGACCGTCACGTCCTACACCCCGGCCACGGGCGGCCCGGTCACGGGCATGAAGGTGACGACACCGCCGGCGGCGAGCGGCGGCACCGGCCAGAGCACGTCGTCCGTCGTCGACCCGGCCTTCGGCCTGGTCACCAGCACGATCGACGCCAACTCCCAGCGCACCGACCTGGCGTACGACGCGCTGGGCCGCCTCACCAGGGTCTGGCTCCCGGGCCACGCGAAGGCCACCGACACACCCGACACCGAGTACGTCTACGGCATCCGCGCGGACGGCCCGACCTACGTCACCACGAAGACCCTGCGCGCCAACGGCAACGTCACGGTCGCCCACGCGCTCTACGACGGCCTGCTGCGCGAGCGCCAGACCCAGTCACCGACCCCGAACACGGGCCGGGTGCTCACTCTCACCGAGTACGACTCGCGCGGGCTGGCGATCGTGCAGCACGGCCCGTTCTACAACCTGAACGACCCGGACACGACACTCGTCGACTCGTCCGCGGCGGTGGGCGGGACCCCGCCGGCCACGGAGACGGTGTACGACGGGTCGGGGCGGGCGACGGCGACGCTGTTCAAGGTCGCGGGGACGACGAAGTGGCGCGGCGACACCACCTACCACGGTGACCACACCACGACCATTCCCCCTCCCGGCAGCACACCCGGCACCACCTGGAACGACGCCCAGGGCCGCACCACGAAGCTCGTCGAGTACGAGTCGGCCGACACCACCGGCGTCGCACGCACCACGAACTACGCCTACGACAAGGCCGGGCGCCTCGCCCAGGTCACCGACACGACCGGCAAGAACGTCTGGAAGTGGACGTACGACCTGCTGGGTCGCAAGAAGACCGCGGTCGACCCCGACAAGGGCACCACGTCGCTGACCTACGACGAGTTCGACCAGGTCAGGACCACGACGGACGCACTCGGCCAGACCCTCACGTACAGCTACGACAACCTCGGCCGCACCACGAAGATCGCCAACGGTACGACGGTCCTCAACTCGTGGGTCTACGACACCGTTTCACCCAACGGCGTCGGCCGTCTCACCTCCACCAGCTCCTTCAGCGGGGGCAACGAGTACAAGTCGACCGTCGAGGCGTACGACGCGGGCGGGCGGCCGACGAAGACCACGGTCACCGTCCCCGCCGCCGAGACGGGCCTGGGCGGCTCCTACACCACCACCGCCGAGTACCGGACGGACGGCACACCGAAGTCGATGACCCTCCCGGCGGCGGCCAACCTCGCCTCCGAGAAGATCAGTTACGGCTTCAACCTCGCCGGGCAGCCGCTCTACTCCTACGGCACCACGGACTACGTCCGCGACACCACCTACTCCAACTTCGGTGAGCCGCTCCAGCTCACGCTCGGCACGAGCAGTTCCGCCAAGCAGACCTGGATCACCAACTTCTACGAGGAAGGCACGCGAAGGCTCGCCCGGACCCGCCTCGACCGTGAGTCCGTCACCACTCCCGACTCCGACCTCAACTACGTCTACGACGCCTCCGGCAACGTCACCAGGCTCGCCGACACGCCCGAGGGCAAGACGGCCGACATCCAGTGCTTCCAGTACGACTATCTGCGCAGGCTCACCGACGCGTGGACGCAGACGTCCTCGACGTGCGCGGAACCCACGGCTGGCAGCACGGTCGGCGGCCCGGCCCCGTACTGGCACGAATACGCCTACGACGCGGCCGGCAACCGCACCAAGGAGACCCGCAACCCCGTCAACCCGGCGGCCGGCGGCAACTCCGCCCTCCGCACCACCAGCACGTACACGCCCAACACGGCCGGCACCTTCCCCGTCCACGCCCTGCGCGGCACGGCGGTGAAGACGGAGACGCTGAACTCCTCGGGTGCGGTGACGGCGACCGCCGACACCACCGAGAGCTACGGCTACGACGCGGCCGGCAACACCGTCACCCGCACCAAGCAGGCCACCGCGCTCAGCGCCGCCGTCGACCAGGTGCTGCGCTACAACTCGCAGGGCAGGCTGGCCTCCACGTCCAAGGTGGGCGAGAAGGGCCAGGTAACCGGCCTGGCGGGCAAGTGCGTCGACGTCCAGGGCAGCGTCACGACGGCGGGCACCCCGGTCCAGATCCTCACCTGCGGGACCAGCGACGCGCAGAACTGGGAGCTGACCAGGGACGGACAGCTCAAGGCCCTGGGAGTCTGCGCCGAACCCGCGGGTTCCGCCCAGTCGGCGGCCGTCCAGATCCAGCCCTGCGACACGGCCGACCCCAACCAGAAGTGGAGCGTCCGCGACGACGGAGGTCTGCGGCACAACGCCTCCGGCCGCTGCCTGGACATCCCGTCCTCGGCCACGGCCGACGGCACCGACCTGAAGCTCCTCGACTGCAACGGCACCGCCGCGCAGCGCTGGGTCTTCGCCAAGCACACGTCGTACGTGTACGACGCCTCGGGCAGCCGTCTGATCCGGCGCGAGTACGGCAAGTCCACGCTCTACCTGGGCGACACCGAACTCACCGTCGACACCAAGAACACCGCCGTTACCACGGACGACGTCAAGTCGGCGGTCCGCTACTACACCTTCGGCGGCGCCCCCGTCGCCATCCGCACGTCGCCCACCCAGGTGCACTGGCTGGGCGGCGGCTACAACGGCACGACCGAGATCTCGGTCGACGCGGCCACCCAGGCGGTGACCCAGCGCCGCACGACACCCTTCGGCCAGATCCGGGGCACCGCGGGAGCCATCCCCGGCCAGAAGGGCTTCGTCGGCGCGGTCAACGACCCGGGCTCCGGCCTGGTCCACATGGGCGCACGTCAGTACGACCCGGCCCTGGGACGGTTCCTCTC
The DNA window shown above is from Streptomyces sp. NBC_01451 and carries:
- a CDS encoding SpoIIE family protein phosphatase — its product is MDRQRAGDESAGEGKDEVEDLGAEAPESGPGFWHVWSARVRELLGQILDGTPAAIAVLDTELRFRYVNATLAHMNGVPAAEHLGRTAAEVVPGVEAREDVLRAVIADGIPRETVSSGHTQADSPLERRYWHGAYHRLRQGGRTLGIVGIVLEISAARQEQRELERARERLALLDEAATRVGTTLDMDTTCQELAEFLVAKLADAATVKVLPEHGTSRAPRDGSLRLRRAALAAVPELEVVMRPLGRPGEYVDHQPGSSVVRCLADGRPVIDNLMDEQDIGRAAAHTGNVAAYLAAGIHSALIVPLTARGHDVGTVTMVRAHDSPLFDETDAVIAQDLAGRAAISLDNARRYTTEHNAVVQLQRALLAEPGRPHPDIDVAYRYRPAGRGVLVGGDWYETVALDDGRTLLALGDVMGHGLEAAVAMSRYQAMLRVVAAREPGPDRILLELDHLLHTTAADRPATCVIAVADPRRGICTYASAGHLPPVVFRPDGRATLLPVPPGPPLGTGHSRYVSFTAPCEPGHTLLLYTDGLVERRHEDIDASLRRLTRIRGCPAPEDLLDQVLDQVAPVDPEDDIALVAARYNRAGS
- a CDS encoding LamG-like jellyroll fold domain-containing protein — encoded protein: MTISRARRRVRARAVALVLTPALMVGALSGATVSEAATTASEAASESASSTSSGTPSETASELARETGEPVEVTAERDVYERVFAQPEGGFRSELSAGPRWAPQPDGSWKDIDTDLEFKPDGSVGPRTALIDVEFSGGGTDPLVAVEDSGRSAALSWPAPLPTPVLLGDTAEYRSVLPGVDLRMTAGAEGFRQILVVRTEAAADDPELAEIELAQHTDGLRIEENAAGGMSVVDAVTGDSVFSGGTPLMWDSGSEAGANASADPVKDALREDPAAAPMPGDSHARVDLDIDADSVTLTPDPAFLDAVDASSLPLYIDPPLAVTKPDKSASRSFYTWANSAFPSTEYANFDDDKGIGRCLGGGCGSPYTGRMYFEYNLDGWENRKIYDATFHVYETWAYNCTPSWVNLYLVDAAKLSKATNWNNKPSDDNLMGDRKVAYGNEEHGCENGDVAFNDNPDETNENLTATVRSKAGTGSAIAFSLRAADEDAAGGWKRFKGDSGTLQIFYNTVPGKPASERTTSPTTSCVTGAGRPFIRDDTPVLTVNVTDPDPHNVRALYRVWDMLPNANDVQVYGDLWTAYKADGVMEKAIPAGNLKHGHTYHWHAQATDGIDDSAWSDWCEFSYDNTRPSTRPKVTLETAGDILSGTTPTFSFAPNGSVDPAYGNDVDRYVYGLNTDTLAASADPAARGAAATGVGVAVPKFGLNVLSVASVDDAGNVGPVEDYVFQSGRACDDPPAEQCAVASYRLDETSGTTGADSASGASGDKDPLTVTGGTWVAGSNSAVATDRAIRFDGVAGGFGTATSLVDTRQGFTVMARAKVSDVSENRAVISQTGANGNGFALYWSTTLGWVFGRHRDATTGTDAARAKASAPGASPVGKWVHLAGVFDPSQNSVTLYVNGVEQGTDQVIPSNSDGTTYDPTRVWHADGGFQVGRARWSGAFANPFKGDIDDIRVYPTVLGARDIDKAANTD
- a CDS encoding ricin-type beta-trefoil lectin domain protein, which gives rise to MRVRTGAPPTPPEPRRRLRTAGRAVAAGLVGVLGITLLQAPAWAEVDEQAREQRRPKTQTMESVPVAPILWDKSAVPSDDATKASRTATPEVVWPTAGTAVAQLPLATLRKQALTGRLTRSQASVEGAAGTLPVRVSAPASVRSGLVSARGAVRSEAARTLTSRVPGKVSVRVLDRASARRAGMDGPVLTLTRADSTTVAASAGKVAVEVDYKKFARAYGGDWASRLRLVQLPACALTNPSAANCAPGKALPTTNDAKSGTLTAEVTVPGASGASAVKGARATTAAAAVLAVSAGSSGPNGSFAATPLTPAGTWQMAGNSGSFSWQYPLRVPPAVAGPSPQLSLSYNSGSVDGRTSSTSGQTSWVGEGFDLSQGYIERSYRSCKDDGHDTEGEEKYDQCWHSDNATMSFGGRNGELVKKSGADSSKTLDGNPDMKLEGTWRLKTDDGTKIERWSGGFNSGDSKEFWLVTTTDGTRYYFGRNKRTADDGEGVQDSAWQTPVYGDDSGEPCHGDTFKESRCNQTWRWNLDYVLDTHDNSMTLYWEKETNRYGADRDDVSVSYDRGGYLKRIEYGERKGTDLTSEAPARVVFGVAERCKAAAADCEPGDLKEDTASSWPDVPFDQICKDEDSCEEQWSPSFFSRKRLTSVTTEVRKSGGGYAPVDTWTLDQSYPDTGDGSTASLWLQSITHTGKANGATSEALKTVFYGVKNDNRVYANTDGRLPMGKWRIRAIRSETGGVTSVTYKDTECKSGETRTPSNNTKLCFPSFWSEEGSIGEDEDWFHKYVVDTVAEDDATVPGVDKTTRYTYYGGAAWRYDDSEITKAKKKTWSQFRGFRTVRTVTGDSTTKQLSAESTFLRGMDGDRANEDGGTEDVWTTASDGTRVQDADRLQSYLLETRTYSSVPADTAADRAAKEVTGSVNTPWLSAATATEGSDKAQLTGTARVDTRTALDGSAVRRTAIVHDYDSYGMLKQSSDLGDIGADKANADTGDDSCTRYEYARNDAKTLLTLVKRVSTVAVNCDTTAALPADAISDVRTVYDALAYGAEPTQGEVTSSRRVTGYGTDGTPTLQTVSRTEYDVHGRVTAGYDTKDNKTVTSYTPATGGPVTGMKVTTPPAASGGTGQSTSSVVDPAFGLVTSTIDANSQRTDLAYDALGRLTRVWLPGHAKATDTPDTEYVYGIRADGPTYVTTKTLRANGNVTVAHALYDGLLRERQTQSPTPNTGRVLTLTEYDSRGLAIVQHGPFYNLNDPDTTLVDSSAAVGGTPPATETVYDGSGRATATLFKVAGTTKWRGDTTYHGDHTTTIPPPGSTPGTTWNDAQGRTTKLVEYESADTTGVARTTNYAYDKAGRLAQVTDTTGKNVWKWTYDLLGRKKTAVDPDKGTTSLTYDEFDQVRTTTDALGQTLTYSYDNLGRTTKIANGTTVLNSWVYDTVSPNGVGRLTSTSSFSGGNEYKSTVEAYDAGGRPTKTTVTVPAAETGLGGSYTTTAEYRTDGTPKSMTLPAAANLASEKISYGFNLAGQPLYSYGTTDYVRDTTYSNFGEPLQLTLGTSSSAKQTWITNFYEEGTRRLARTRLDRESVTTPDSDLNYVYDASGNVTRLADTPEGKTADIQCFQYDYLRRLTDAWTQTSSTCAEPTAGSTVGGPAPYWHEYAYDAAGNRTKETRNPVNPAAGGNSALRTTSTYTPNTAGTFPVHALRGTAVKTETLNSSGAVTATADTTESYGYDAAGNTVTRTKQATALSAAVDQVLRYNSQGRLASTSKVGEKGQVTGLAGKCVDVQGSVTTAGTPVQILTCGTSDAQNWELTRDGQLKALGVCAEPAGSAQSAAVQIQPCDTADPNQKWSVRDDGGLRHNASGRCLDIPSSATADGTDLKLLDCNGTAAQRWVFAKHTSYVYDASGSRLIRREYGKSTLYLGDTELTVDTKNTAVTTDDVKSAVRYYTFGGAPVAIRTSPTQVHWLGGGYNGTTEISVDAATQAVTQRRTTPFGQIRGTAGAIPGQKGFVGAVNDPGSGLVHMGARQYDPALGRFLSVDPVLDLTDPQQFNAYTYGRNNPIAFPDPTGLWWGWSDIGHAALDVVGLVPVFGEAADVINGAWYLAEGNYLDAGLSFSSAIPLAGYAATAAKGAKYADEAIDAARAVDKTVDAASDAKAATKAADEVVPPPAPKPKEAPKPEKPAKAKDEAGDRGSGASSKKTTRKDANDQPTVVKGRDQKNVGVKDKGPESVETGKRADGDTVYAGHGYHGQNSRDMMVPQGTTLHFYVPHNMKLNDSVGKAVEQGGAGAPSPVESFGPGSILPDYIIAPPTNLNIMGGSRTVTEATNISKVISQGMGDVHMAICREFNSLHFG